In the Bacillota bacterium genome, ATATCTCCGGGCAGGCGGCCCAACCCGAGTCGGCCGAGAAAGATAAAGATGAGCCCCATCAGAACAATCAGTACCCCGACAACCAGCAACATCTTGCCCAGCGTGCCCGTGTCAAACACTCTTTCCTGCACCTCCCGGTTCAATCTTGCAGTTTGATAGGCAAAATTGCGATTTCAATCAAACAGGCGTTCCTGTTCATCGAGAGGCTCGGGATAATGAAGGTAACGATATGCCTCCCTGGTCACCACTCTCCCCCTGGCGGTCCTCTTGACAAATCCCAGTTTCATGAGGTAAGGTTCGTAGACATCCTCTATCGTCTCCGTCTCCTCACTGATAGACGCTGCCAGGGTATCGATTCCTACCGGGCCACCATCATATTTTTCAATTATTACTTCCAGCAGGCGACGGTCAATCTCATCCAGCCCGTATCGATCGAGTTCGAGCATATTCAGGGCCTGACGGGCTACTTCTGCGGTTATATCTCCTGCAGCTTTCACCTGCGCAAAATCCCGCACCCGCCGCAGCAGGCGATTGGCAACACGGGGTGTTCCCCTGGATGAACGGGCCAGATCATGGGCCCCCTCTTCCGATATTTTTAAACCTAGAATCTTTGCTGATCGCTTGATTATCTTGATAATATCGTCAATTTCGTAAAAGTCCAACCTTTCTATGACTCCGAAACGGTCGCGCAGGGGTGATGTAAGCATACCGGCACGCACCGTAGCTCCGATCAGGGTAAATGGAGGCAGTTCCAGCCTCAGCGA is a window encoding:
- the ruvB gene encoding Holliday junction branch migration DNA helicase RuvB, which codes for SLDHVLLYGPPGLGKTTLSHIISHEMGVNIKVTSGPALERPGDLASLLTNLESGDVLFIDEIHRLNRYVEEILYPAMEDSALDIIIGKGPGARSLRLELPPFTLIGATVRAGMLTSPLRDRFGVIERLDFYEIDDIIKIIKRSAKILGLKISEEGAHDLARSSRGTPRVANRLLRRVRDFAQVKAAGDITAEVARQALNMLELDRYGLDEIDRRLLEVIIEKYDGGPVGIDTLAASISEETETIEDVYEPYLMKLGFVKRTARGRVVTREAYRYLHYPEPLDEQERLFD
- a CDS encoding DUF2905 domain-containing protein, whose amino-acid sequence is MGKMLLVVGVLIVLMGLIFIFLGRLGLGRLPGDIIVEKGNFVFYFPLVTCVVISIILSFLIRVFFRH